GCCGTCGGTCACAACCATCGTCATCGGCCCCTTCAGAGGCTCGGCGGCCGAAGTCATCAGCTTGCCCGCACGCACATACAACGTCTTTGCGGGCGCATCAGCGGCATATGCGATGCCGGAGGCAAGAGTAGAGGAGAGAGCAAACATTGCAGCAGCCTGTATCTTCATCATCGTCACAGCTCCTTGGAATAAGAAACAAAATAAGTAACAAAAATTGGACTTACTTCCCCACTCCAGCGACAACCTTCCCTTTGAAGACCACAGCCTTCGTCTTTTTCACCACGGAGATATCCGTCGTCGGATCGCCATCAAGCGCCACGAAGCTGGCCTCTTTGCCCACCTCCAGCGTTCCCATATCGCTCCAGCCCGCCAGGGCCGCGCCGTTGATCGTCCCGGCGACCAGCGCCTGCTGCGGTGTTGCGCCGTACTTCACCATCGTCATCATCTCGTCAAGCACCGTGCCGCCGCCCGGCTCGTACGACATATCAGACCCCGCACACATCTGCGGAGCCATGCCATTCTTCAGCCCCAGCCTGAAGCTGGGAAAGTGCGTGCCCGCCAGGGCCTTGCCCTTGCGCACAAAGTAGTCCGGCCCGGTCTCTCCGCCCAGCACAATGCTGTCGACGATATACACCGTCGGGTCCCACCAGACGTGGTGAGCCTTCATATAGTCGACCGCCTCCTGGTTCAGTTCCGAGGCGTGCTCAATCGAGTCCACACCTGCGTGTAGCGCATCGAGGATCGCGGTCGTATTTTCGTCGTGAGCTGAGACCTTCAGATGCGCCATATGCGCCTGCTCGACGATGACCTTCATCTCCTCAGGAGACAACTGCTCCGCCGTAGGAGAATCCAGCGGAGAGCCTACACCGCCCGACGCCATGATCTTGATGACCTTCGCGCCGTACTTGATCTGTAGATGCACCGCTTTCTCCGCATCCTCGGTCGAACTGATGAAGCCCTGCAACGGCGTGTAGTAAGCATCCTGCGGAATCGTCGCCGGATACGAGAAGCTATCGCCATGCCCCGCCGGAATGGAGATAGCATGACCGGCAGGCAACACATGCGGTCCCACCACCGTGCCCTCGTCGATAGCATCGGCCAGCGCCACGTCGATGAACCCATCCGACCCCAGCACCCGCACCCCCACCACGCCGGAGGTGATCGCATACTTCATCGCCTTCTGCGCGCGCAGCGTCTGCAGCCCGTAGGAGACGTTGTTCCCCAGAGCCCTCGGCCCTGTCCAGAGGTGAATGTGCGAGTCGATGAAGCCCGGCATGACCGTGTACTTCGAAAGATCGACCTCCTCGGCCCCCTGCGGCACGGGCAGCGCGTCTCCGATCGCAGAGATCCGCCCGTCGGTCACGATCATCGTCGTCGGCCCCTTCAGCGGATCGGAGGCAGAGGTCATCAGCTTACCGGCACGTACATAAAGAGTCTTTGAGGGAGGCTCGGCGGCAAAGGCAAAGCCCGTCGTCAAGATGGCGGCAAGAGCAAGTGCAACAGCGGCGTTCCGATTCATGGACAAATCCTTAGGTATCTGCCTGTTCCAATTCAAAGAGGACAGATCCGCAAGCCGAGAAAGCACGCGGATCGGACCTGCACGACGGAAGAAAAAACTCCTCCGCGACGCATCCATCCAGACAAAGTTTTGATATGCAGAGAGCATACCTCAGAGTGGACGGCAATGAGAAAACCCGCGCCAACTACCGCGCATAGTAGCCATCCTGCGGGTCTGCACCCGCCTCCTGATCAGGTTGACATCAGGTTAAATTGGTATTAGAACCTAACCCAGAGCTTAAGCCCTACAATTTGTCTTCGTCCCCTCCGCGCGCCCGAGAACCCCTTCCAGGGGAGAACGGCTCGTCTACGCCTGCCGACGTGACCCGCCACTCTTCCCTCCAAACCAGCACAAAGATGGGAGTCTTCCCCTGCCAATGAACGTTCGTTCTGTGTTGCTTTCACGTCCTGAATCCCGCGGACGCCTCGTTGCTCTCGCCGCCATTCTGCTGCTGCCCTCCGCCGCGGCTATCGCGCAAACGCCCGCCCAGACACCCGCCGCGATCCTCGCCCGCCCCGACGTCCAGAAGGCCATGGAGGTCATCAAGGCCAGCGAGCCGCACTTCATCGACGAGCAGGTCCGCATCAGCGAGATCCCCTCTTCGCCCTTCAAGGAAGACGTCCGCGGTGCGGAACTGGCCCGCCTCTTCAAGGCCGCCGGGCTTGTAAACGTCCGCACCGACAAGGCCGGTAACGTCCTCGGCGACCGCCCCGGCACCCAGCCCAAGCCGCACCTGGTTATCGCCGCCCACCTCGACACCGTCTTCCCCCCGGGCACCGACTTCCACGTCAAGCGCACCGGCAACATCCTGGCCGGGCCCGGCATCGGCGACGACACTCGCGGCCTCGCCTGCCTGCTCGCCGTCATCCACGCCATGCAGGAGACCAAGCTCAAGACCACCGGCACCGTCACCTTCGTCGCCAACGTGGGCGAAGAGGGCCAGGGCGACCTGCGAGGCATGAAGGAGCTATTCGGCAACACCCTCAAGGACCAGATCGACTACTTCATCTCGGTCGAGCCGGGTCCCGTCGAGCGCGTCTCGAACGGAGCCGTCGGCAGCTACCGTTATAAGGTCACCGTCACCGGCCCCGGCGGCCACAGCTACGGAGCCTTCGGCCTCGCCAACCCCATCCAGGCCATCAGCCGCATGGGCGCGCACATCGATGAGATGCAGGTTCCCACCGATCCCAAGACCACCTTCAACATGGGCACCGTGGGCGGCGGCACCTCGGTCAACTCCATTCCCTTCTCGGCCTGGTTCGAGTACGACGAGCGCTCGCCCGACAGCAAAGCTCTCGACGCCGTGGACGCGCAGTTCAAGGCCGCGGTCCAGAAGGGTCTCGACGAGGCCAACGCCCGCTGGCACGACAAGGGCAAGCTCTCGGTCAAGATCGACACCATCGGCGTCCGCCCTGCCGGAACCACCCCGATCGACTCCGACATCGTGCAGATCGCCACCGGCTCCATCGCGGCGCTGGGCTACGGCAAGGCCGCCTACGGAACCAGCTCCAGCGACTCCAACATCCCCTGGCACATGGGTATTCCGGCAGTAACGCTCGGGGGCGGCGGCAAGTCCACCGGCGCCCACTCACTGGGCGAGACCGAAGACGTCACCGACTCCTACAAGGGACCACAAAACGCGCTTCTCATCATTCTGTCGATCCTCAAGTGATCCGAACCCAACCAGCCACGAAGTGAACCAATGCTTCGTGGCTTTATCCTGAACCGGCTTTCTATCCCGCACCTTTCCACGCAGCAAAATCAAACCGCAGGAGACACCATGGAACTGAAGAGCTTCAGCATCAACCGCCGCGAGTTCCTCCAGGGAGCTACCGCCACCGCCGCCGTACTGGCCGCCACCGAAGGCCGCGCCTTCGCCCAGAACCCCGATATGGCCGCCGTCGTCGCGCAGATCGCCACGCAGCACGACGCCACCGTCAAGATCCTTCAGGACTGGATCGCCCTACCCTCCATCGCCGCCGAGAACCGCAACTACCCCGAAGGCCCCGAGTACATGGCCAAGCTCGCCCGCGAGGCCGGTTTCCAGCACGTCGAGGTCGTCCCCACCGCCGGTAAGTCCGGCGTCTTCGCCACGCTGGACGCGGGCGCGCCCACATGGCTGGCCATCTACTTCATGTACGACGTCAAGCAGTTCGACCCGAAGGAGTGGTCCTCTCCTCCGCTCGAGGCCAAGCTCGTCGACAAGCCCGGCATCGGCAAGTGCATCGTCGGCCGCGGAGCCACCAACTCCAAGGGCCCTGAGACCGCCGTTCTCGCCGCCCTGCACGCCTTCAAGGCCTCCGGCAAGAAGCTGCCGGTCAACATAGTCCTTATCTGCGAGGGTGAAGAGGAGATCGCCTCGCCCAACTTCCACGAGATCGTCTTCAAGTCCGAGGTCGAGGCCGCGCTCAAGAAGTGCGTCGGCGTCATGATCCCACTCGGCAGCCAGTCTCTCGACGGCTCGGTCGAGATCAATCTCGGAGCCAAGGGCGTGGCCGAGCTGGAGCTGGTCTCGAGCGGCGAGAAGTGGGGCCGCGGTCCCAAGCACGACGTCCACTCCAGTCTCGAAGCGCAGGTGGACAGCCCCGTCTGGCACCTCATCCAGGCTCTCAACACCCTCGTCAAACCCGACGGCCACACCCCTGCCGTCGAGGGCTTCCTCGACAAGGTCCGCCCCCTGAGCGCGACCGAGAAGAAGATCATCGAGGATGCCATCCCCCGCCGCAGCGAGGAGGGCAGCAAGAAGGCCCTCGGCGTCGAGCACTGGTTCAACGACGAGTCCTGGCACGACTCGCTCTACCGCCTGGTCGGCCAGCCCACCATCAACATCGAAGGCCTGGTCGCGGGCTACACCGGACCCGGCGGCAAGACCATCCTGCCCCACCGCGCCGTCGCCAAGATCGACATGCGCCTGGTCCCCGACATGACCGCCAAGGGCACCGTCGAGCTGCTCAAGGCCCACCTCGCCAAGCACGGCTTCGGCGACATCGAGGTCAACATGTCCGGCGGCTACGACCCCACCGAGACCGACCCCAACTCCAAGCTGGTCAAGGCCCAGATCGCCGCCTACCGCAAGGCGGGCATCGACCCGCTGGTCTGGCCGCGTCTGGCTGGCTCGTGGCCCGGCGTCACCTTCACCGGAGCGCCGCTCCACCTCGCCGCCGGTCAGTTCGGCCTGGGCCACGGCGACGGAGCCCACGCCCCGGACGAGTACTGGGTCATCGACTCGGCCAACCCCAAGGTCGCGGGCATGGACGGAGCCGTAAAATCCTACGTCGAGTTCTTCTACTCGTTAGCCTAAAATCACAACAACCACGGGCCCCATTCAGCATCGTCATCGCTGAATGGGGTCTTTGTGAAGCAAAGTCTTCTTCAACCTGCTGCCTCCCCCAAAGGACTCCATGCGCAAACTCACCGCCGCCCTCACGCTCCTTTCGACCACCGCCTTCGCCCAGGCTCCTGTGGCCCCAACCGCGCCGCTTCGCGGCTACACGCCCGAGCACTCCACGCAGGAACTTTCCTGGGAGCAGAAGTACCGCGCCATCCCCGACGCCGCCCGCGTCCGCGAGAACATGCGCCGCCTCTCCGCGCGTCCGCACCACGTCGGCTCGCCCTATGACAAGGACAATGCCGAGTGGATCCTCGCCCAGCTCAAGAGCTACGGCCTCGACGCCAAGATCGAGGAGTTCACGACTCTCTTTCCCACTCCAAAATCGCGTCACCTTGAGCTTCTCGGCCCCACCAAGTTTGTAGCCAAGCTGGACGAGCCGGTCCTCTCCATCGACCCAACAACCAACCAGAAAGCCGAGCAGCTCCCCACCTACAACGCCTACTCCGCCGACGGCGACGTCACCGCTCCGCTCGTCTACGTCAACTACGGCGCGCCCTCCGACTACGAGGAGCTGGAGCGCATGGGCGTCTCGGTCAAGGGAGCCATCGTGCTGGCCCGCTACGGCCAGACCTGGCGCGGCATCAAACCCAAGCTAGCCGCCCAGCACGGCGCAGTCGGCTGCCTCATCTTCTCCGACCCCCAGCAGGACGGCTACGGGCAGGGCGGCACCTTCCCCGACGGCCCCATGCGGCCAGCCGACGGCGCCCAGCGCGGCTCGGTCCTCGATCTCCCCGTGCAGCCCGGTGATCCCCAGTCGCCCAACGTCGGAGCGACTGCCAGCACCAAGCTCCTCCCGCTTGACCAGGTCACCTCAATGATGAAGATCCCGGTCATGCCCATCTCCTACGCCGACGCGACGCCGCTCCTCAAGGCCCTCGGCGGCCAGGTCGTCCCGGCCTCCTGGCGCGGCGGCCTGCCCATCACCTACCGCTCCGGCCCCAGCGAGGTCAAGGCCCACTTCTCGCTCGCCTTCAACTGGGACCGCAAGCCCCTCTACGACGTCGTGGCCACGATCCCCGGCGCGACCTATCCCGACCAGTGGGTCGTGCGCGGCAACCACCACGACGCCTGGGTCAACGGAGCGGAAGACCCGCTGAGCGGAGCCAGCGCCGAGCTGGAAGAGGCGCGCGGTCTGGGCGAGCTGCTCAAGCAGGGCTGGAAGCCCGCCCGCACCATCATCTACACCTGGTGGGACGGCGAAGAGCCGGGCCTCCTCGGTTCGACCGAGTGGGTCGAAGCCCACGCCGATGAGCTGAAGCAGCACGCCGTCGCCTACTTCAACTCCGACGGCAACAGCCGCGGCTTCTTCCGCGCCGAGGGCACGCACTCGCTCGAGGCCTTCATCGACGGCGTCACCAAGGACATCGAAGACCCCGAAACCAAAATGTCCGTCTGGAAGCGCGCCCGTCTCGCCTCCACTGCCCGCGCCACACCGGAGCTTCGCGCCGCGCTACGTGGCCACGGCGACACCGCCATCCCCGCTCTCGGCTCCGGCTCCGACTACACCGCCTTCATCGACCACCTCGGCATCGCCAGCCTCAACATCGGCTTCGGCGGTGAAGACGTGGGCGGCGGCCAGTACCACTCCATCTACGACGACTTTTACTGGTATTCGCACTTCATGGATACCGACTTCGTCTACGGCCGCGCGCTCGCCCAGACGGCCGGAATCATGTCCATCCGCATGGCCGACGCCGACGTCGTCCCCTACCAGTTCAACGACTTCGCCGACACCATCCACACCTACGTCTCCGAGGTAAAGAAGCTGGCCGACACCATCCGCACCGCCACCCGCGAGCGCAACGCCGACATCGCCGACGGCGTCTACAAGGCCCTCTACGATCCCAAGAAGACGATGGTGCCGCCGTCTGTCGAGAAGGTTGCGCCCTACCTGAACTTCGCCCCGCTCGACCAGGCATCCGACGACCTGACCGCCGCCGCAGCAGCCTACGAGAAGGCCTTCATGGCTCATCCCAACCCGTCCGTTAACACGCAGCTCATGCAGTCCGACCGCGTCCTCATCGACCCGGCTGGCCTGCCCAACCGCCCCTGGTTCCAGAACATGATCTACGCGCCCGGCTTCTACACCGGCTACGGCGTCAAAACACTGCCCATGGTCCGCGAGGCCATCGAGCAGAAGGACTGGGACTCCGTCGATAACGCCATCACCCGTACCGCCGCAGCGGTCGAGCGTGAGGTCGCGGTCCTCAAGGCCGCCACCCAGGCACTCGGCAACTAAGCAACAACGGAAGCACGAAAACCCCATGTCTCGACTCAGAGGCATGGGGTTTTTCATTATGCACACCTTACAACCGCTTCCCGAGTTATTCTGAAGTCACATCCCCACAACTCAGTTCCATTGGTTACTTCCTAAGGAGTGCTCCATGAACGCAAGACACCTCTCTCTCGGCCTGCTCGCAGCGATCGCCGTTCAGGCGACAGCACAGGCCCCGGCTACTGCACCAGTCGACCCCATCAAGCAGCAGATCCTCAAAGAGGTCCAGGGCAACGCCAAGCTCGTACAGGTCATGAACGACACCATCTTCAGCTTCGGCGAGCTGGGCTTCCAGGAGTTCGAGACCTCCAAGTACCTCGTCGACATCCTCGAGAAGAACGGCTTCACCGTGGAAAAAGGCATCGCGGGCATCCCCACCGCCTTCATGGCCACATGGACCAACGGCACCGGCGGCCCCACCATCGCTCTCGGCTCGGATATCGACTGCATCCCCCAGGCCTCGCAGAAGCCCGGCGTCGCCTACCACGACCCCATCATCCCCGGCGCTCCCGGCCACGGCGAAGGCCACAACTCCGGCAACGTGGTCAACATCGTCGGCGCTCTCGCGGTCAAAGACGTCATGATTAAGAACCACATCCCGGGCACCATCAAGATCTGGCCCGGCGTAGCCGAAGAGCTGGTCGGCACCAAGGCTTACTACGTCCGCGACGGCTACTTCAAGGGCGTCGATGACGTCCTCTTCTCGCACGTCGGCGACAACCTGGGCACCTCTTACGGCGGCTTCACCAACAACGGCCTCGTCTCCATCCAGTACAACTTCCACGGCGAGTCCGCCCACGCCGCCGGTGCTCCCTGGCGCGGCCGCTCCGCCGTCGATGCCGTCGAACTGATGGACGTGGGCTGGAACTTCCGCCGCGAGCACCTGCGCCTGCAACAGCGTTCGCACTACGTCATCACCAACGGCGGCGACCAGCCCAACGTCGTCCCCCAGACCGCTTCCGTCTGGTACTACTTCCGCGAGGCCGACTACGAACACATCAAGGGCCTCTGGGACGCCGGTAACGACATGGCCAAGGGAGCGGCGCTCATGACCAAGACCACCTGGGATTCGACCCTGCTGGGCACCGCCTGGCCGGGCCACTTCAACAAGGCCATCGCCGAGGACTCCACCGCCAATGCCAAGCTGGTCGGCCTGCCCAAGTGGTCGGACGACGACCAGACGCTGGCCAAGGCTATCCAAAAGGAGCTGAAGGTTCCCGAGAAGGGCCTGGCCGTGAAGCTCGACGAGCTGAAGCCCGCAGCCGATCCTGAGAAGTTCTACGGCGGCGGTTCGGACGATATTGGTGACATTAGCTGGGCCGTGCCGACCATCGTACTGCGTTATCCGGCCAACATCCCCAACATGCCCGGCCACAACTGGGCCAACGCCATCGCCATGGCCACGCCTATCGCGCACAAGGGCGTGCTGGCCGGAGCCGAGGTGCAGGCGCTCAACCTCTACGACCTGATGACCAAGCCGGAGCTGCGCAAAGCGGCTAAGGAGTACTACGACAACGTCCAGACTAAGGACGTGAAGTACATCCCCTTCGTCCGCGCCACGGACAAACCGGCCATCTGGCTCAACAAGGCCACGATGGACAAGTACCGGCCCGAGATGAAGAAGTACTACTACGACTCGACCAAGTACTCCACGTACCTCGAGCAGCTCGGCATCAAGTACCCCACGGTCCGCGACGCCAACACTCCGGCCGCTCCGGCAGCCGCCACCAGCGAGGACGAGGACGACAGCGGCAGCTCGATCCGCTAACGTCCGCAACAACCACCAAAGAGGAGATGCCCACAAGGCACCTCCTCTTTTTTGCTTTTGCCCGTTCTTTTGGTTGTCATTCAGGAGCGAAGCGGAGGAATCTGCTTCTGTCTTTGCTGTTGCCGTTGCTTCTGAGGTAGGTCCGGGCTTTAGCCCGGACATTAAAACTCGCCCCAGACGCGGGCTTTAGCCCCCGGGGTATGCTTTCTTCACTCGGCCACAGAAGCAACAGCAAAAGCGCCCTAACGCCGGGCGGGCGGCACTTCGTGCTGTTCTCAACGCTACGCGTAAAGACAAAAAGGGGAGACGCTCAAAGAGCGTCTCCCCTTCTTACAACCAACAACCTACTTCAGTTCCACAGGAGTCGCCGGACCATACAGCAATCCATTGAACAGGAACTTGAAGGTGGAATGCGGCTGGCCACGGAACGTAATCTCCGGTCCAAACAGCAGCACCTTCCCCTTCCCGACGTTCGCCTGAGCCACAGCCACAGTATTGTTCAGATACTGCTGACCCCACGCCCAGCCGCTATCCAGCAGATCGCCGCCGCCGTACCACGCAATCGTCTTCACACCCTTCTTCGGAGCATCCGGATTCAGCCGAAACGCCGGGCTGCGATCGAAGAAGACATCCACCTTATCCGGCATACCATAGCCAACCGGGCTGTCCGTATCCACCTGCGTCCGCAGCAGCGTACCGGGGATGTAGAACTTCTCGCCCGAGAGGTTCATGGGCTTACCCTTGACGATCTCCGTCTCGGCGCTCGAGATCGGCAGCTTCAGGTAGTCGTAGATACCGGCGCTCGAGCTTCCAATCGCCAGAATTGTACCACCCTCCTCCACAAACTTCTGGAGCTGAGGAACAGTCTTCTCGCGGGTGATGTGACCGAGCCACGGCCGGAACTCAGCCGGGATCGACTCCGCAGCAGGCTGCGTGTTGCGGTTGTTCGCCAGGCTGTCGCGCCCCGGCAGCGAGATAGCGCCATCGGAGAAGACGATGTCGTCATACTTCGCCTTCAAGTCGCCCGCGTCCAGAACCTGCGGGTGGATAACCTCGAACGGGAACTCGAACTGCTCCATCAGCCAGCGTATCCAGCCCGAGGGCATCAACCCGCCGTACTGGTCGTACAGGCCGATCTTCTCCTGGTGCAATTGCAGAGCCTCACCCGTGGGCCGCGTGGTAACCGCGGTCGCATTGACGCCAAGCTCCTTGGCGGAGGTCTCAAGGATCTTCTGCGCCTCAGCCGTGTACGGAATCCAGAGAGTGCCGGTGCTGGTGCTCTTGACCGGAACCGTGACCGAGGGGCTCAGCCAGTAGACCTTCTGGTTGGCCTTCAGGAGCCGGTTGGTCAGCGTAAACGCATCGTTGTAGGAGTGGCTCACGAGATATCCAGCGGGCTTGGCCGGTCCGGTGATGACGCCCGGAATCGGCTGCGCCAGATCGGTCGTGATCTTGGCGAACGGCCCCGAGAAGCCGTCCAGCTCACGGTCGAACTGCACGCCCATCTGGAAGGCAAGCGTCCAGCCGGTAGCGTCGTACGGACGGACCGGCGGGCCACCCGGATAAGCAAAGTCGTTCGGGTGATCCTGCGGCTCGAAGAGATCGAGCACGTGCGGACGATAGGCCTGGTTGCACATCACCACGTAGGAACCCTTCGGGTAGCTCTTGCCCGCGACGGTGAAATCAGAGGTCGCCTGTTCGATCTCGACACCGCTCTTCATCAGCGCGTTGACGAACTTGGTCGCCGTGGGGAAGTCGGGCTGATCGGCCGGGATGATGAAGCCACGCGGATCGCGCTTGGCCGGATCATGCAGGATGGTGTTGTAAAGATCGGGCGGAGCGACTATCGCCTCCTCGAAAGGGTTATCCGAGCGGCGGGCCGAGGCAGGCTTGGCCTTGTCGGCAGCCTCATTCAGCGCGGTAATCCGCTTCGGCGTCACAGTCCACGAGTCCTGGTTGCCACGCTCGATGGAGTTCTTGCCCATCCGGTAGGTGTCATAGAGCAGGTGTGCCTTCTCGCGCGAGGCGTAGTCGAGCACAGCCCAGTTATTAGTCTGCTCGTAGTCGATGGACTGGCGATAATGCCAGATCTGTGGCTTCACCGGGAAGGGCAGATCGTTGGTCGGCAGTTGGCGCGTGGGCACTAGAGGAAGCTGCATCGGCGTGGGGCTGCCGATGATCTCGGTCAGCAGACCGGTCATGTTGTGGAAGTAGGTGACCGTGCGCAGTCCGCCGTTGTACCAGGTGGAGTAATTGGCCGCGCTGCGCATACCCGAACCCGGCTTGTTCTCCTCGATCAGGCGCTCGTGCATAGCCGCACCGACCGCCTCGATCTTCATCACGATCAGCGGATCGAAGTGGTAGTTGAATGGATCGCGGAAGGGCGGCATGAAGATGACCGCGCCTTCGGGACCGGTCTGATGGTGGTTGTACATGATCTGCGGATACCACGTCCGGAAGAGAATCCGGCTGATGTTGATGGTCTCCGGCATGTTGTTCATGTAGAAGTCACGGTTGTCGTCGTGGCCCACGTACTTGTGCCACAGGCGCGGCGTACCGGCGTCGTTGCGGCCGTTCATGGCGCGCTTCTCGGGCACAGGCTCGCGCATGTACCAGTCGGCGACGAGGTCCATACCGTCGGGATTGTCGAGCACGCAGAGTACGATATCGTCGTTCAGGATGCGCAGCGTCTCCGGGTCGGTCTTGCTATTGAGGCCGTAGACGGTCTCAACGATCTGCTGCGAGCCGACGGTCTCACCGGCGTGCAGTCCGCCGTCGATCCAGATGACGGCCTTGCCCTCCTCCGAGAGCTTATGCGCCTCTTCGTCGGTCAGGTTTTCGGCCCGCGCCAGCTTCTCGGAGATCTCACGATAGTGATCCAGCTTGGCGATATTCTCGGGCGACGAGATGATAGCCATCAACTGACGGCGGCCCTCCGCAGTCGGCCCGATATCCACCAGCTTCATGCGGTCCGACTCCTTGGCCAGCGTCTGCCAGTACTTGGTCAGTTGCACGTAGTTGGCCATGTGATAGTCGTCGCCGATGTTGAACCCAATCGACTCTTTGGGCGTCGTGATCTTGCGCGGCGCATCGGTCTGCGCGACGCTCGCTTGCACGGCGGCCAGGGCCAGTCCTGCCAGGGGCAAAAGCATCCTATGCTTCTTCATTCCGGGGTAGCTCCTTCACAACGAGTTAAGAAAACGAGTTAGAAAAAGTAAGTCGTGGGAAACAATAAGTGCTTGTTACTTGACCTCGTGATCCGGATGCAGGTACTTGGCCAAAAACAAGTAGATCTCGTGGCGCGATTCGAGCGCCAGCGGCGAGTCCATGCGATTGAAGTAGTGACCTCCCGGCGCATTCTCGTAGATCTTGTAATCGAACTTCTTCCCCTCGGCCTTGAACGCCTGAATCAGGTGCTCCACCTCAAGGAAGTTCACGTCCTCATCGTTGGTATTGGTATGCACCAGCAACGGAGTGTCTAACTCCTTCACATGGTTCACCGGCGAACGCTTGCGGTATTCCTGAATGTCGTCGTGCACCGACTCGCCCAGGTGATATGGGGCTGAGTAGATCTGGCGATAGGCCTCGGTCTCATAGCCCATGCGCGCCACCAGGTCGCTCACCGGCACACCCGCATAAGCCACCGCATAGTCATGCGGATGCGCGAAGATGTTCATCAGCGTAATCAGGCCGCCGTGGCTCCAGCCCACGATGCCCACACGCTTCGGATCGAGGAAGCTATAGCGGTCGAGCATCCACTTCATGCCCAGGTACACATCATCGACCTCGCGGCCACCGTAGTCGATGTCCTCATAGTAGCCCTGGCCGTAGCCGGTGCTGCCGCGATAGTCCGTCGCCACAATGGTGTATCCCTGCTGCAGCAACTCGCGGATCTGGTGCGCGTCGATCGTGGTGTCGAGGCTCTGGTGCACGCCCTGATGAACATAGACGATCAGCGGCTGCTTCTTCGACCGGTCCAGATTCTTCGGGATAAACGTGTACACATGAATGATGAGCGGGTTAGTCGCTCCGGGCTGCTTCGGGTGCAGGGGATGCGCCGGGGGCAGGCCGCCGTACTCACTCTTGTCGATCTCGGCGATATCGCCGACCTTCTGATACCAGAGCAGGTCGTCGATTCTCTTAAGCACCTGGTCCTGTCCGGCGTTCGCCCCCCGCTCCACAGGAGCAGGCGCAGCAGCCGCAGCTCCACGAGCCGGCCCCGCATTCTGAGCCGACGCTTGAAATCCGGCTGCGAACAAAAGACTGGAAGCAAGAAGGAGAGGGAGGAAAACCCTGGGCTTGCGTGAAACGCAGATCCTACGTTCCCCAGAAGTTGGGATGAACATGATTCGATATGCTCCTTGAGGGCCCTGATTGTAAGTCGATTGAGACTCCAACTATACGTCATTCGTGATTTCAGAAACAGGCTAAATCGCTACATGCGGACGATTAGCGTACAACCCGTCGCCTTTCAGCACCTTCTACAAAAAGCTCTGCCCCACACCTGCTTCTATCTCGCCGTGGATGCAGTACTTTCGCGTACTATCAAAATCAAATCACCTACATCCCTGAGGTAAGCAAACCTATGGAACAGATAAGTCGACGCCAGTTCATGTATCTGGGCACGGCTCTCGGTGCAGTCTCCGCCTTGGATCATGGCAGCACGCTCGCGTGGGCAGCCGATACGCCCGACCAGCTCGTCACTCTCAGTCTCGCCCAGGCATCGCGCCGCCTGCACGCGCGCGAAATTACCTCCGTTGAACTAACTCGCGCCTACCTGGACCGTATCGCCGTCTATAACCCCAAGCTCAACGCCTTCATCACCGTTATGCACGAAGAGGCGCTGGCCCAGGCCGAGTTACTCGACAAAGAAGCCAAGGCCGGTCACTTCCGCGG
This is a stretch of genomic DNA from Granulicella sp. WH15. It encodes these proteins:
- a CDS encoding transferrin receptor-like dimerization domain-containing protein, translated to MRKLTAALTLLSTTAFAQAPVAPTAPLRGYTPEHSTQELSWEQKYRAIPDAARVRENMRRLSARPHHVGSPYDKDNAEWILAQLKSYGLDAKIEEFTTLFPTPKSRHLELLGPTKFVAKLDEPVLSIDPTTNQKAEQLPTYNAYSADGDVTAPLVYVNYGAPSDYEELERMGVSVKGAIVLARYGQTWRGIKPKLAAQHGAVGCLIFSDPQQDGYGQGGTFPDGPMRPADGAQRGSVLDLPVQPGDPQSPNVGATASTKLLPLDQVTSMMKIPVMPISYADATPLLKALGGQVVPASWRGGLPITYRSGPSEVKAHFSLAFNWDRKPLYDVVATIPGATYPDQWVVRGNHHDAWVNGAEDPLSGASAELEEARGLGELLKQGWKPARTIIYTWWDGEEPGLLGSTEWVEAHADELKQHAVAYFNSDGNSRGFFRAEGTHSLEAFIDGVTKDIEDPETKMSVWKRARLASTARATPELRAALRGHGDTAIPALGSGSDYTAFIDHLGIASLNIGFGGEDVGGGQYHSIYDDFYWYSHFMDTDFVYGRALAQTAGIMSIRMADADVVPYQFNDFADTIHTYVSEVKKLADTIRTATRERNADIADGVYKALYDPKKTMVPPSVEKVAPYLNFAPLDQASDDLTAAAAAYEKAFMAHPNPSVNTQLMQSDRVLIDPAGLPNRPWFQNMIYAPGFYTGYGVKTLPMVREAIEQKDWDSVDNAITRTAAAVEREVAVLKAATQALGN
- a CDS encoding amidohydrolase, encoding MNARHLSLGLLAAIAVQATAQAPATAPVDPIKQQILKEVQGNAKLVQVMNDTIFSFGELGFQEFETSKYLVDILEKNGFTVEKGIAGIPTAFMATWTNGTGGPTIALGSDIDCIPQASQKPGVAYHDPIIPGAPGHGEGHNSGNVVNIVGALAVKDVMIKNHIPGTIKIWPGVAEELVGTKAYYVRDGYFKGVDDVLFSHVGDNLGTSYGGFTNNGLVSIQYNFHGESAHAAGAPWRGRSAVDAVELMDVGWNFRREHLRLQQRSHYVITNGGDQPNVVPQTASVWYYFREADYEHIKGLWDAGNDMAKGAALMTKTTWDSTLLGTAWPGHFNKAIAEDSTANAKLVGLPKWSDDDQTLAKAIQKELKVPEKGLAVKLDELKPAADPEKFYGGGSDDIGDISWAVPTIVLRYPANIPNMPGHNWANAIAMATPIAHKGVLAGAEVQALNLYDLMTKPELRKAAKEYYDNVQTKDVKYIPFVRATDKPAIWLNKATMDKYRPEMKKYYYDSTKYSTYLEQLGIKYPTVRDANTPAAPAAATSEDEDDSGSSIR